The genomic DNA GAAGATGGACCACGGACGAAGGAATCTTATGGAGAGGTCTTTTATTCCAGGCGTTCATTGTGTTCTCTATGGCCCTGGCTCTTGCCAGCGCGGCGGCAGTCGACGATTCCAAGAAGGAAAAGCGCGGACTGTGGGAGCTGGGATCGTCCCAACAGGAATCGTACGAGACGTACGGCTATGACCACCAGCAGTCTCACGGATACTATGGCAACGACTACTCTGAGAAGGAAGTGAAGCAGATCATCACCAAGAAGGTCCCCGTTCCGTACCCAGTTGAGGTCGAAAAGCACGTCCCAGTCGAGGTGAAGGTCCCGTACCCAGTTGAGGTTGAGAAGAAGGTCCCGGTGTACGTCGAGAAGAAGGTCCCAGTGTACGTGGAGAAGAAGGTCCCAGTCCACGTTGACCGTCCGTATCCAGTGGAAGTGAAGGTCCCAGTCCATGTCCCCGTCTACAAGAAGGAATACGTCGAGGTCCCGAAGCCATACGCAGTTCATGTCGATAAGCCCTACCCAGTGTACGTGAAGCAGCCAGTGTACATCGAGAAGCAGGTTCCAGTGACGGTGCACATCAAGGAACACCAGAAGAAGCCATTCTGGGGTTAAAGGGCTACTTGTGAGATGTAATTTACTGGTAGAATAAAGATCCAACACTGATCCTCAAATAACTGTGTAGTTTCCGACTTTATTGTTAATGTTGCTTCGTAAGCTATTTCCACTTCAtagtttttttgcttgtaAGACTACCTGTTTGTTGAGACAGTCTTTTTACTGTTGGAACCTGTATGGACTTCCATCTCGATTGTTCCTGCAGAGCAATAACTAGCCCTCCTGTTGGGTGGCGTAAATAagtcttttttaattttttactttttatatGTCTGGTGTACAGTTTTCTTGGTTGTTGATTTCagcttgttttgtgtttgtggcgTTTGAAGTTTTGTGACGTAAAAAGTTATAATCTGAGATGGAAAATGTACAATATACTTTATCGACGGGATGGAATATTTTGATATTATACCAAATCcattatttgaaaatatgGCTTAAAGCAgggataattaaaaataaatgaaataaaataaataataaataaatcgaaCCTTTATGTTTAGCTGCTGAGACGAATTATACAGGGATTTACTTACCAAATAAGTACATTTATGGTTTAAGTATGAATGAGAACCGTGGCCTTTCGCTGAGCCGTTAGTTTTGCCTATGAACGGGACACGGCTGAGAATTGAACCCAATTTTATGAGGGTATCTAATAGCAGAGTTTTAATGCTAATGATGATTTCTATTGcatgaaagaaataaaacaatattgtTGCAAATCCCATAAACTCTTGACTATTGTTGTTGTATTCTAATTGaacggtctggccgtattACTTGTGAGTTAGTTTAAAGGTacatttaatttccatttgaACATTGTCGTTCTTCATTTTGTTTGCAGAGAAACATTACATGTTCTAATATACATCATAAAGCAAAGATTTGACAGATCTAAGACATAACCGAATTTATATCAAAAGCAATATCAGCACGGGATGACAATGGGTTGTACATGATCGAAATGTtgtaaaaaggaaaagatgcaaCCTACGCTGCTTTGAGTCACGCTCTATAGCTTTTCTGGGGAGGAATTGCTTCACACGTAACCACAAGCGAATGGGAAGTAAACGGAGAATAATCAATGCATCTTGCAGAGGATCACTAGCCACTGCGAGCTCTGTATAAAAAGGTGCCTGTGCTAGCAGATCATCATTCAGTTGAGGATCTCCAGTCGTGCAGTACATCCAAACAGTAGGCAGACATGAAGGTAAGCATTCACCTGAAGATGGACCACGGACGAAGGAATCTTATGAAGAGGTCTTTTATTCCAGGCGTTCATTGTGTTCTCTATGGCCCTGGCTCTTGCCAGCGCGGCGGCAGTCGACGATTCCAAGAAGGAAAAGCGCGGACTGTGGGAGCTGGGATCGTCCCAACAGGAATCGTACGAGACGTACGGCTATGACCACCAGCAGTCTCACGGATACTATGGCAACGACTACTCTGAGAAGGAAGTGAAGCAGATCATCACCAAGAAGGTCCCCGTTCCGTACCCAGTTGAGGTCGAGAAGCACGTCCCAGTCGAGGTGAAGGTCCCGTACCCAGTTGAGGTTGAGAAGAAGGTCCCGGTGTACGTCGAGAAGAAGGTCCCAGTGTACGTGGAGAAGAAGGTCCCAGTCCACGTTGACCGTCCGTACCCAGTGGAAGTGAAGGTCCCAGTCCATGTCCCCGTCTACAAGAAGGAATACGTCGAGGTCCCGAAGCCATACGCAGTTCATGTCGATAAGCCCTACCCAGTGTACGTGAAGCAGCCAGTGTACATCGAGAAGCAGGTCCCAGTGACGGTGCACATCAAGGAACACCAGAAGAAGCCATTCTGGGGTTAAAGGGCTACTTTTGAGATGTAATTTACTGTTAGAATAAAGATCCAAAACTAATCCTCAAATAACTGTGTAGTTTCCGACATTACAGTTTTGATATTGGAGGTTTTAAAGAGTGTAAGTTTGGAAGCCTGATCCTGATTTTTAGTTTGTCGAAGAAT from Anopheles stephensi strain Indian chromosome 2, UCI_ANSTEP_V1.0, whole genome shotgun sequence includes the following:
- the LOC118503334 gene encoding uncharacterized protein LOC118503334, whose product is MKAFIVFSMALALASAAAVDDSKKEKRGLWELGSSQQESYETYGYDHQQSHGYYGNDYSEKEVKQIITKKVPVPYPVEVEKHVPVEVKVPYPVEVEKKVPVYVEKKVPVYVEKKVPVHVDRPYPVEVKVPVHVPVYKKEYVEVPKPYAVHVDKPYPVYVKQPVYIEKQVPVTVHIKEHQKKPFWG
- the LOC118503333 gene encoding uncharacterized protein LOC118503333, which gives rise to MKAFIVFSMALALASAAAVDDSKKEKRGLWELGSSQQESYETYGYDHQQSHGYYGNDYSEKEVKQIITKKVPVPYPVEVEKHVPVEVKVPYPVEVEKKVPVYVEKKVPVYVEKKVPVHVDRPYPVEVKVPVHVPVYKKEYVEVPKPYAVHVDKPYPVYVKQPVYIEKQVPVTVHIKEHQKKPFWG